A stretch of Desulfobaccales bacterium DNA encodes these proteins:
- a CDS encoding YkgJ family cysteine cluster protein produces MRPSGFVCKQCGNCCLNLHDAYQHSVDQSDIDMWQDNARDDILAWVDPIDIGNGRYVYDVWINPRTHDDVAKCPWLRKLTGEDKYICKIHDVKPRVCRDYPKSKKYAKETGCKGFTG; encoded by the coding sequence ATGCGACCAAGTGGATTTGTTTGTAAGCAATGCGGAAATTGCTGCCTTAACCTTCACGATGCCTATCAGCACTCAGTAGACCAATCAGACATAGATATGTGGCAGGATAATGCCCGAGACGATATTTTGGCTTGGGTTGATCCCATTGATATCGGTAATGGAAGATATGTCTATGATGTTTGGATAAACCCACGAACCCATGACGATGTTGCGAAGTGTCCGTGGTTAAGGAAACTTACAGGGGAAGATAAATATATTTGCAAGATCCACGATGTAAAACCCAGGGTATGCAGAGATTATCCAAAATCTAAGAAATACGCTAAAGAAACAGGCTGCAAAGGGTTTACCGGGTGA
- a CDS encoding transposase, producing MSQIVSDIVSCENQIHQFFHNQKIGSLLKRSNIDKEKGISPVSVFRVLVTLAFTGKNLFRTLEAGGSCGMAKDTVYRFLNSVHTNWRRFLLLLSSRVISQELEPLTGAANMKVLIADDTLYRRNRSKYVELLSRVFDHIDKRYYRGFRMLVLGWSDGISFVPVSCALLASSKEKNRLVPLRTDLDRRTNGARRRREGIRKATDVLVEMVAEAMASGIQASHLMFDSWFAYPATIRKLLAKGVHTICMLKVTEKIFYRYQGEDLHLAAIYRKIRKRRGRAKILASVMVEIGENDQGIPVPAKIVFVRDRRSKKWLALLSTDIALGDEEIVTAYKRRWDIEVFFKMAKSFLNLAKECQGRSYDGLVAHSTVVCCRYIMLALAKRTNKDPRTLGTLFHACCEELQQATFAEALALVLVLLEQAMGAASEITRELFRSLIDRFLRDLPPIYGARWLLAWQNNTAYC from the coding sequence ATGAGCCAGATTGTATCAGACATCGTTTCCTGTGAAAACCAGATTCATCAGTTCTTTCACAATCAGAAAATCGGCAGCCTGTTGAAGCGCAGCAACATCGACAAGGAGAAGGGCATTTCTCCGGTCTCCGTGTTCCGGGTTCTGGTCACTTTGGCCTTCACCGGAAAGAACCTTTTTCGCACCCTCGAAGCAGGTGGAAGCTGCGGCATGGCCAAGGATACGGTATATCGGTTTCTCAACTCGGTCCATACCAACTGGCGGAGATTCCTTCTGCTGTTGAGCTCCCGGGTGATCAGCCAGGAGCTTGAGCCGTTGACCGGCGCCGCCAACATGAAGGTGCTGATCGCCGATGACACGCTCTACCGCCGCAATCGGAGCAAGTATGTTGAGCTGTTGTCGCGAGTCTTTGACCATATCGACAAACGGTATTACCGCGGGTTCAGGATGCTCGTCCTGGGATGGTCCGACGGCATCAGCTTCGTTCCTGTGTCCTGTGCGCTGCTGGCATCCAGCAAGGAAAAGAACCGGCTGGTTCCCTTGCGTACGGACCTTGACCGTCGCACCAACGGCGCGAGACGTCGCCGGGAAGGCATCCGCAAGGCAACCGATGTCCTTGTCGAAATGGTAGCCGAGGCCATGGCAAGTGGGATTCAAGCCAGTCACCTTATGTTCGACAGCTGGTTTGCATATCCCGCAACCATAAGGAAGTTGCTCGCGAAAGGGGTGCATACCATCTGCATGCTCAAGGTCACGGAAAAAATCTTCTATCGCTACCAGGGGGAAGATCTCCATCTGGCGGCCATCTACAGGAAGATCCGCAAGCGTCGCGGCCGTGCAAAGATCCTCGCTTCGGTCATGGTCGAGATCGGGGAAAATGACCAAGGCATCCCGGTCCCGGCAAAGATCGTATTCGTCCGGGACAGGCGCTCCAAAAAGTGGCTGGCCCTGCTGTCCACCGATATTGCCTTGGGTGACGAGGAGATCGTCACGGCCTATAAACGCAGATGGGACATCGAGGTGTTCTTCAAGATGGCCAAGTCGTTTCTAAATCTTGCCAAAGAGTGCCAGGGTCGGTCCTATGATGGTCTTGTCGCCCATTCCACTGTGGTGTGCTGCCGATACATCATGTTGGCCCTCGCCAAGAGGACCAACAAGGACCCCCGAACTCTTGGGACCCTGTTTCACGCCTGTTGCGAAGAACTCCAGCAGGCGACCTTCGCTGAAGCACTGGCCCTCGTGCTGGTGTTGCTGGAGCAGGCAATGGGCGCCGCCTCGGAAATAACCAGGGAACTGTTCCGCTCCCTGATCGACCGGTTTCTCAGAGATCTACCCCCAATTTATGGGGCACGGTGGCTACTTGCATGGCAAAATAACACCGCTTATTGTTAA